A genomic window from Bdellovibrio sp. SKB1291214 includes:
- a CDS encoding ChaN family lipoprotein, giving the protein MVGENHGLSEHQRQQVEIMTQLRSQGHRVAVGMEFFTYTDQAHVDAYRSGGLPEVDFLKTIGWSQPSYDFYREQAIFPNLSEGAKTVALNAPRTLTGKVAKQGLGALTEQEKALLPPQFSLGRDSYKKRFLEMMPHLPNPAAGERYFAAQSIWDDTMAWRATDYIQAHPDQVLVIVVGEFHVRYGGGLPDRIHVRSPNTPVVTFAQVNTADLSESEIQDEVNPHTEYGVRADYIWLAPAQSPGAALVK; this is encoded by the coding sequence GTGGTCGGAGAGAACCATGGACTGTCAGAGCACCAGCGTCAACAAGTCGAAATCATGACCCAGCTGAGGTCCCAAGGGCACCGGGTTGCCGTTGGAATGGAATTTTTTACATATACTGATCAGGCTCATGTGGATGCCTATCGTTCCGGGGGCTTGCCAGAGGTCGACTTCCTGAAAACGATTGGTTGGAGCCAGCCCTCCTATGATTTCTATCGTGAGCAGGCGATTTTTCCGAATCTTTCGGAAGGTGCTAAGACAGTGGCTTTGAATGCTCCACGTACTTTAACTGGCAAAGTCGCAAAGCAAGGTCTTGGCGCTTTGACAGAGCAGGAAAAAGCATTGTTGCCGCCACAGTTTTCTTTGGGACGTGACTCTTATAAGAAGCGATTTCTGGAGATGATGCCTCATCTGCCAAATCCAGCTGCGGGCGAGCGCTACTTTGCAGCGCAGTCTATTTGGGATGACACGATGGCCTGGCGAGCGACGGATTATATTCAGGCGCACCCGGATCAAGTCTTGGTGATTGTCGTGGGGGAGTTTCATGTTCGTTATGGTGGTGGACTTCCTGATCGCATTCATGTGCGTTCCCCGAACACTCCGGTTGTGACATTTGCGCAGGTGAACACGGCGGATCTAAGCGAGTCGGAAATCCAGGATGAGGTGAATCCTCATACAGAATATGGAGTCCGCGCCGATTATATATGGTTGGCACCCGCACAAAGTCCAGGGGCCGCTCTTGTAAAATGA
- a CDS encoding response regulator, with product MFPLETRILVIDDMPSIRDLVKNTLKAMGFKNIQEAGDGEEGLKVLMQANNPGSSIQLVISDWNMPKMKGLDLLKHVRATAEWQNLPFVLLTSESERDQVTEAVLAGVSQYIVKPFSAKIFEDKLKAAWTKHNQK from the coding sequence ATGTTCCCCCTCGAAACACGCATCCTTGTTATTGATGACATGCCCAGCATTAGAGACTTGGTGAAAAACACGCTGAAAGCGATGGGTTTCAAAAACATTCAAGAAGCGGGAGATGGAGAGGAAGGACTTAAAGTTCTGATGCAGGCAAATAATCCTGGCTCCAGTATTCAATTAGTCATTTCAGATTGGAACATGCCAAAAATGAAGGGTCTTGATTTGCTAAAGCACGTTCGTGCGACGGCAGAGTGGCAAAACCTTCCTTTTGTACTATTGACGTCAGAGTCAGAACGCGATCAGGTGACTGAAGCAGTTTTGGCTGGCGTATCTCAGTATATTGTGAAGCCTTTTTCTGCGAAAATTTTCGAAGACAAATTGAAAGCAGCTTGGACTAAACACAACCAAAAATAA